AGTAAGTATAAATAAGCTTGGTTTGTTCAGTTTAACGATAATATCAACATCACTATCATCCCTAGCCTCATTTCGAGCGACAGAACCAAAAATTCCTAAAGAAATTACCCCATACTGCTCAAATAAATCTGCTTTATGTTGTTGTAGTATGGCTAATACTTGATCTCGCCGTGAACAATTCATAATATTGATTTAATCTTTTTAATATTGCAAGAAAACATAAAATCATGAATTATGAATTATAAATATTGTAGGGGCATGGCATTAACAAATCAGGGAACCCACAAATAAATTATAAACTGCCATGCTCAACTCTTAACAAAATGACAGTCAAAAAAATTATGAATTATAGCGATCAAATACAGATATTAGGTAGACTGGTAGAGGAAACCGTTTTATCAGTAATTCGGTGATAGATGTGCTAACTCATTGATGAGGGAGTGCTTATTGATTCCGAAGTTTCCCTCATGTCCCAAATTTCATCTAGACAGATTACCCATAAACTATGATATCAACAGAGCTAAAAACAGCCAACTCAGGAAAGGATTATATTCCCGAAATTATCCCCGGACAAAAACAGAGATCGCCCAATCAATCTCTATTACCTCTGAGTGCCAGCATTAACAAAAATGACTGTTTAGAAATCGGTGGATGTGATTTAAAGACCTTAGTAGAACAATTTGGTTCCCCCCTCTACATCCTAGATGAATTTACCCTACGCACCGCCTGTAGTCAATATCGAGAAGCTTTTAATACTTACTATCCAGGCATTTCTCAAGTTATTTACGCCTCAAAAGCTTGGAGTTGTTTAGCGGTTGTTAGTATTGTAGCTAGTGAACAATTAGGCTTTGATGTGGTATCAGCCGGAGAACTTCATACCACTGTAACCGCCTTAGAAAAAATGGGCTACTCCCCCGAAAAAATAGCCAATCAAATCTATTTTCATGGCAATAACAAATCCGTCGAAGAACTTCAATTAGCCATCGCAATAAAATGTACTATTATCGTCGATAATTGGTTAGAATTAGAAACCCTAGTTAAATTAGGTAATCTCAATCCCAATAATCCCATCCCCATTCTTCTAAGATTAACCCCAGGCATCGAATGTCATACACACGAATACATTCGCACGGGACACTTAGATAGTAAATTTGGCTTTGATCCCCATCAAATTGAAGCCGTTTTTACCTATGTTAGTCAACAAAAAGCTCTCAATTGTAGAGGATTACACGCTCATATTGGTTCCCAAATATTTGAACGTCAACCTCATCAAGATTTAGCAGATGTCCTAGTCAAATGGATAAAAAAAGGACAAACTTACGGACTAAACCTAGAAGAATTAAATATTGGCGGAGGTTTAGGTATTCGTTATACTCAAAGTGATGATCCCCCCAGTATCGAAGAATGGGTTAAAGCCGTCAGTCAAGCTGTTACCAAAGCTTGTCTTGCCGAAAATATTCCCTTACCCAAACTCATCGCCGAACCAGGGCGATCGCTGATTGGTTCGGCTTGTGTTACAGCTTATACCATAGGCAGTCGGAAAGAAATACCAGAAATACGGACTTATCTAGCAGTTGATGGAGGAATGTCAGATAATCCCCGTCCTATCACCTATCAATCCCTTTATCGGACGATTATTGCCAATCGGATGTCAACCCCCTTAACAGAAACTGTCACCGTCGCTGGTAAACATTGCGAATCAGGGGATATCCTAATAAAAGATGCCCAGTTGCCTCAAACACAACCAGGGGATATTCTAGTAGTGATGGGGACAGGAGCCTACAACTATAGTATGGCTTCTAATTACAATCGTTTGCCGCGGCCGGCGGCCGTCTTAGTCCAAGACGGAGAAGCCAATCTAATCGTGCAACGAGAAACCATTAACGATCTTATTCGACAAGATCGTCTACCTGACAGGCTTTTAGCTTAGCTGAATGCCTAATTGTTCTTATTGTCTTGAGTGATCTTTCATCTTGTCGTCCTCCATCATGTCGGGTGAGCCTCCTGACCATCGCTGGATGCCCTCAGAATTGATCCATAACAGTCTTGACATTGGTTTAGTGCTGTTATTAACCTACTTGATGCTCCTCGCTATTGGGGAGCGTCGTACCCTATGGATGGTTCGGGGGCTAATTATTGTAATGTTGGCAGCAGTGATCAGCGAAAAGCTACAATTAACACTGCTCAATTTTGTGTTGGAAAAATTAGTTTTAGGGGCCGCCGTGGCCATGGCCGTTATTTTTCAAGGAGAATTTAGACGGTTTCTTGAATTGTTGGGTCGTGGACAAATCCTAAAATTGTTTCAGGGGCGACGACCTGCCCCTAAAGTTGATAGTGTGATTGATGAAATTGTCGATGCGGTTAAAGAACTTTCCCAAAACCGAACCGGGGCCCTGATGGTGCTGGAAACTTTTGCCTCTGTTGATGGCCGAGTTTTTGTCAATTCAGGGGTTCCTTTAGATGGGGAAGTATCAAAAGAACTGATTCAGACTATTTTTCAGCCAAAAACTTTACTTCACGATGGAGCAGTTTTTATTCGGGGTTCTCGTATTATCTCGGCTGGGGTCATTTTACCCTTATCCGAACAAACCACCTCCCGTCAGTTGGGAACTAGACATCGGGCCGCTATGGGCATTACCGAAAGAGTGGATAATTGTTTATGTATTATTGTTTCTGAAGAAACGGGTTCGATTTCTTTAGCCGAAAGGGGAGTTCTTGATCGTCCCCTAACTAGCAGTAAACTAAAAGAGTTACTCGAGCAACGATTTTCTCTCCTGGTTGAGCGAGAATCTGTTGCACCAGCTTGGGGTGTCCTCAGCCGTACCATTAGGGGAAAAGTCCGAAATCTATTGCAAAAACGTACTGTTAATGGTTCTTCCTCGAACTCATCAGAAGATAAGAAATGACTGTTAAGCCCATTGTGTTAGACATTTTACCCACTGATCTCGATCACGCCCGTTTGCCTAAACATATCGCGGTGATCATGGATGGCAATGGACGCTGGGCCAAGCGTCGTGGACTGCCTCGTATTATGGGACACCAACGGGGTGTAGATACTCTCAAAGACTTATTGCGTTGTTGTCGAGATTGGGGTATTCCGGCCTTAACGGCTTATGCTTTTTCTACGGAAAATTGGGGCCGCCCTCTCGAAGAAGTGGAATTTCTCATGACTCTGTTTGAGCGGGTCTTGCGTCGTGAATTACGGGAAATGATGGAGGAAAACGTTAGAATTCGTTTTGTGGGCAAT
The genomic region above belongs to Aphanothece sacrum FPU1 and contains:
- a CDS encoding nucleotidyltransferase family protein: MNCSRRDQVLAILQQHKADLFEQYGVISLGIFGSVARNEARDDSDVDIIVKLNKPSLFILTHLREELMTLLDCNVDIVHESQSFRPFFRERLKQETIII
- the lysA gene encoding diaminopimelate decarboxylase, with product MISTELKTANSGKDYIPEIIPGQKQRSPNQSLLPLSASINKNDCLEIGGCDLKTLVEQFGSPLYILDEFTLRTACSQYREAFNTYYPGISQVIYASKAWSCLAVVSIVASEQLGFDVVSAGELHTTVTALEKMGYSPEKIANQIYFHGNNKSVEELQLAIAIKCTIIVDNWLELETLVKLGNLNPNNPIPILLRLTPGIECHTHEYIRTGHLDSKFGFDPHQIEAVFTYVSQQKALNCRGLHAHIGSQIFERQPHQDLADVLVKWIKKGQTYGLNLEELNIGGGLGIRYTQSDDPPSIEEWVKAVSQAVTKACLAENIPLPKLIAEPGRSLIGSACVTAYTIGSRKEIPEIRTYLAVDGGMSDNPRPITYQSLYRTIIANRMSTPLTETVTVAGKHCESGDILIKDAQLPQTQPGDILVVMGTGAYNYSMASNYNRLPRPAAVLVQDGEANLIVQRETINDLIRQDRLPDRLLA
- the cdaA gene encoding diadenylate cyclase CdaA, with the translated sequence MSGEPPDHRWMPSELIHNSLDIGLVLLLTYLMLLAIGERRTLWMVRGLIIVMLAAVISEKLQLTLLNFVLEKLVLGAAVAMAVIFQGEFRRFLELLGRGQILKLFQGRRPAPKVDSVIDEIVDAVKELSQNRTGALMVLETFASVDGRVFVNSGVPLDGEVSKELIQTIFQPKTLLHDGAVFIRGSRIISAGVILPLSEQTTSRQLGTRHRAAMGITERVDNCLCIIVSEETGSISLAERGVLDRPLTSSKLKELLEQRFSLLVERESVAPAWGVLSRTIRGKVRNLLQKRTVNGSSSNSSEDKK